ATTGATGAATAGAGGCAACTGGAAGTTTAGAGTAAACAAATAAAGTCCGCTTATGCGGACTTTAAAAAGGGGATTATGAAAATTGGATGGGGATAGAAAACTAAGAAGTTTCAAGTTGCCTGAGTTAGTGCTATTGGCTTGGCAACAAGAACGCAACTGCACCGCAAGTAAAGTCATTTGGCGCTTTACTACTGATGATGCTCGTGTCAAACTTAAACATCTTTATCCGATTTTTGAAACCCAATAAACAGGTGATTCTAATGCAACATTTTAGCCTTGCCACGCCATTACTCGATAATTTTTTTGAAAATCTCTAAAGTTAGCCAACTAAATTTATAAATAATTCCTAGTTATTTCTAGTTCTAAGTAACCTGTTTGCCCGTCAAAAGTTCTATTAAAAGTAAATTCTTGGCTAGTACCAATAATTATTTCAGCAGTTGTATAAATAATGCATCCATTATCAAGATGTCCACCAAGAGTTTTACCTTTGTTATCAGAAATAGCAATGTGTAAATGTACACCTGTGGTTGCTATTGTACCGTTGAGAGATATAACCTCAAATTTATCAGTTAATACTGTACTAACATCTTGATTAGCAAAGCGAATTGTTGCTTGTTGCAAACTACCGATCGCACTTAATATAAACCCTGCTTTGATATTTTCTTGATTGGCAAAGTTTTTTAAACTTTGTCTTAAATCCTCGTTAGGTTTTAGTCGGATAGCAAATACTTTCATTGTTAAAAGTGCAAGATTTTTATCAGTAATAACACTCAACCGCTACATCTGTAAATATTAATAAAATATACGGTAATATTTTTGGGTGCTAAGTATGTCAAACGTGCTACCTCAGTGCAAAAATCTGAAAGAGCAAGTTGAGTCTATATTAAACTTGTCCGAAATATTAACTTAGGAAAAGAAAAATGGTAAAACGTTAGATTGGGCGTCTACCATTTTCCACAATTAGTTATGATTTTAGATTATATACAAAAGTATCCACTACGAACAAAACAGATTTTAGGGATTAGTTACGAACAATTGCAATCACTGCTAAATTGCGCCTTAAAACGAAATCGATACATCAAAGCTAAACAAGAGAGTCATAAAATTAGAATTAATGCGGCTGGTGGTGGTCGTCCCGAAAAGTTATCAACCGAAGAACAAGTATGTTTATGTCTATTTTATCTAAGACAGATGCCAACATTCCAAGTATTAGGAATGCTATTTGGTGTTTCCAAAACCGAAGCTAATGATACATTTCACGACTGGATACCAATTCTTCGTGATATATTACCTGCTAGTTTATTAGAACAAGTATCAAATAATGAAAGTGATTTACTATTTGTTCAAGAAGTATTAACAAATTTTAGGCTATTAGTCGATAGCTTAGAACAGCCAATATATAGGGATTCTGACCAAAAAGAGCAACAGAAATATTTTTCTGGAAAGAAGAGACAACATACATTAAAAAGTCTGATAATTGGCATACCAGAAGGCAAAGATATTGTAGAGGTAGAAGTAGGTGTTCCTGGGCCAACAGCAGATATAAAATTGTTTCGTCAATCTCAAAATAAATTTGATAAATCTCAACCCTTTTCAGGTGATAAAGGCTTTCAAGGAGGTGAGAATATCACTACTCCTCATAAAAAGAAACCAAAACGAGAATTAACTCAACAGCAAAAAGATGAAAATAAGGCTTTATCTAGTAATCGGATATTCATTGAACATTTGATTCGATTACTTAAAATATTCCGCATAGCCTCACAAAGATTTCGCTTAAAGCTTGAGACGTATGAGCAGATTATTTTAACAGTTTGCGGATTAGTTAGGTTAAGAATTGGTAGCTTAGTTCTGCCAACTTAGCTAGTAGCAAAAATCATAAATTTTTAGAAATTAGGAGTTAATTTTTATGCCTCTAAATTATCACTAACTATCTCAAAGCCTTATAATTACGTATTTACGAAGATATCAAAGTTTTGCCCCAAAGCTTTGAACAGTCTGGCTTTGGAATTTTCGGACAAGTCTATTACAACTTTTACAACAAGAACCAACGCTACGTTCGCAAGACATTACACCTGTACAAACTTCTCTTGGTAAAGCAATTTCTCCAAAGTTTGAGATTGTGTTTGCAGGTGCATTTAGCGCGGGTAAGTAGGTAGGTGCCAAAAAAGTCAGCTATGTTAAGATATGTAAAGACTGATAATGCATCTACAAGGTAGTTGGTGTATGGGTGCGCGTTTAAGGGTATTTCTGACTCCTGAGCAAGACCAAACTTTACTAAATCTGAGAAAACAGGATGTACCACAGAAAGTCAAAGACAGGGCGGAAATAATCAGGCTAAATGCACATGGTTGGTATGTAGAGAAGATAGCAGATCACTTTGATTGTCACAAAAAAACAGTCACAAAAGTTTTGCATCAATGGCAAAAACTGGGCACAGAAGGGCTTTGGGAATCTCCTGGGCGAGGGGGGAAACCAAAGTGGCTTGAGGATGACATGATATTTTTAGAAGAATGCCTCAGAAACGAGCCACGCACATACAATAGTTCTCAGTTAGCTTTGAAGTTGAAAACAGAACGCAACGTTGAGATGAGTGCCGACAGATTAAGACGGGTACTCAAAAAAAGGGGGTCGATTGGAAACGGACAAGGAAAAGCCATAAAGGAAAACAAGACCCAGTAGCACGAGCAAACAAGCAAGCAGACCTAGACATGTTGGAATTAGCTGCTGCCACTGGTGAAATAGACCTGAAATACCTAGACGAGTCAGGGTTCTGTATGTGGAGCGAACCTAGTTATACATATTACTTTAGAGGTGAGCAAAAACGGTTAGAACAGACTAAACGCCGTGGTCGCAGATTAAGTATTATCGGGCTTCTCCAACCTTTAATCAGTTTTGTTTACGGTTTAGTTATCGGTGGTGTTGACCGTAAATCTTATATAGAAATGATGGAGAAAGAAGCCAAACAAGCCCAAGAAACTGGACGTATCAGCGTGATTGTGCAAGATAACGGGCCAATACATCGCTGCCAAGAAGTTCAACAATTGTGGAAAAAATGGGAAAGTCAGGGTTTGTACATCTTTTTTCTCCCGAAATATTGCTCAGAAATGAATCCAATTGAATTGGAATGGCAACATCTCAAGAAAGATGAGTTATCCGGGCAAGCATTTGATGATGAGCTAGATCTCGCTTACGCCGTCATCAATGGTGTTCAAGCTAGAGGAAAAAAAAACAATCACAACACACATCGTGTAAAATTTAGCTCTAGATTATCAACTTAAGATTTTGTTACATAGTAGAAAATTTCGGTGCCTACCTACTTAAGTCTATGCTAATTAATGCCCTGTTAGAGAGGGAATTACTATATAGTGCTGAGGGACACGCTACAGGTACAGAATGCAGAATTGAGTATGCACAAGTAGATCAAGAACGTGTTGTTTTAACGTTTTTGAGTGAAGCAGAAATTCGAGAACAAGTAGCTTCTTTGTGTCAGCAATTAGGATTTAAGACAGTAGCTAATATCAATCAAGTCGATGTAATTAACTTGCTACGTCAAGGTTGTGAAGCGATTATCCAGCAGGAGGGTGGTGAGAATAAATCAGAACGTGCAAAACAGGCGAAGGCGTTAATGTTGTTGGTAGAGGGATATATAGCAAACCGCGATCGCATTCACACGGTGAATAATGCTACATATTCAATGGAACAATTTAACTTTTCCAATCTTAAGGAAGCTGCTGGATATGCGCGTCGTGGTAGCAATAGCGCTGTATTGAAACGAATTGATTACTACTGCAATCATCGCTTATTGCAAGATGGAAATGTAATTATTGACACACCTGGTATAGATGCACCAGTAGAGAAGGATGCACAGTTAACTTATGACAAAATTCAACATCCTGATACTTCAGCCGTGGTATGTGTGCTGAAACCTGCGGCGGCGGGTGACTTGGCAAAGGAAGAAACGACACTTTTAGAAACGATGCGGGAGAATGGGGGTATACGCGATCGCGTTTTCTATATCTTCAACCGCATCGATGAAACTTGGTTTAATGCCCAACTAAGGCAAAGATTAGATGATTTAATTAATGGGCAGTTTCGTGATACAAATAGAGTTTATAAAACTAGTGGATTATTAGGCTTTTACGGTAGTCAGATTAAACAGACAAATAAACACGATAGATTTGGTTTAGATTCTCTCTTTGCCGAAAGTGTCAAAGGATTAGATGGTAAAGAAGAAATTCCACAATTTGTCTATGCATTTAACAACTATTGTGTAAATTCAGGCAAGCTTGCTTCTACTAAATTTCGTGTCTCTGTTAACGGTTTTGAAACCCCAAATCAAAATTATACACGGATTCTTGGAGATTGGGGAAATGAAATTATAGAAAAGTTAATTGAAGATAGCGGAATTGAGGAATTTCGCACAGCTATCACTCGTTATCTTACCGAAGAAAAACGTCCACAATTATTTAAAAATCTTGCTGATGACTTGGAAGACGTTTGTATTAAACTCAAAAAACATTATCAAAGTACGCAACGAGATTTAGATAGCCAGCCACGAGAAATTGAAACAATGAAGGTGCAAGAGTTGCAGCGCTTAAATCAGCAACTACAGCAAGTTGGTAAAGACTTTAGCCAGCACATCACAGAAGAAGTTAATCAATTAATTAATAATTCTTGTGAGGCTTTTGAAGCAGATTTTCGGCAACTACAAGCACGAATGATTCGCCGTTTAGATGAATTGTTAGACACTTTTTCTGTTGCTTACGCTTATCGACGCGCAACCCTCAGCCATCCTCGCAATGCTACTGCACCTTTCATTGCCATTTTAGTAGAGGCATTTTATTATTTAGCGAATCAATTAGAAGATATTTTAATTGAGTCTTCTCAGCAACTTGTTGTTAATTTTTTCCAGCGGTTAATCGAAAAGATTCGCAAGTCAGAATATTATCGTCAATTGTATCGTTTGTTAGGTGATGACGGTGGAATTGAACAAACAATCAAAACTATAGAAAAACAAGTTACTCAATCATTAGTTAGTGCAGCTAGTGTAGAGTGCGATCGCTTCGTGCGAGAAAGTCCCAGATTTTACGATGAAGGAACTTTTTCTATATATCAATTTCGTCAGACTTTGCTACAAACTTCTCAAGGTTATGATGCTGAAAGTGTAATAGAAGCAGAACCAGCAATTAGGCAGTTATTAAAGTTGGATTTTGAGCCAAAGGTATCCCAAACTATTCGCAAATCTTTCCGCCAAATCATTAACCAAACTCTCAAAACTCAGCTACTACCAATGGCAGTTCAACAAGCAGATGTAATTTTGCAACAATATCCTTATGCACGTGCTTATTTAGAGAAAATGCTGGAACAAGAAGCTGAAGAGAAGATTACTAATAATCGAAGATTATTAAGTGCTGTTGAGCAAAAGATTGAGGCATATAATTCAGCCGTTTTTGCTATCAACAGTTGTTTGCAAGCGATGCAGTTGTATGACCATTTATTGCCTGAAATAGGTAATGCAGATTTTATAGATATTACTATTGATTCAATAGATATTGATAGCAGCTTTCCTAGCAATGGCTTTGTGATTTCAGATATTTTAGCAGAGGTTTAGTATTAGTCGCAGATAAATACAGATGATTTTGCATAATTATCTGTATACAGCTTGTAGTTGGCGCTAAAATGCTAACTACGAACTTTCTACTGCAAAAATAAAAGAGTAAATAAAGTCTAATACTATTTCTTTGTGAGATGGTTGAATCAGGGTATAGAAACTTAAATATTGAGATTTAATGGCAATGGTTAGCAAAAAGGAAAAGTCAGAATCAAAGTCACTTTAGAATTTTGCCCTGATGAACCAGAATTTAACGAAACAACCGAAATTGCTGAGGTAAAATCACCTCTTGATGACCTTCGCAGTATGATTAATGAGAGTAATCCATGAGTAAAACTCCACGTATTCGCATCCCTTCCGAAGTGAGACAATATGTTTTCCAACGCGACAAATACCAATGCCAAAGCTGTGGAAAAATAACTTCAGAAACTAATCTTACTATCGACCATATCATCCCTCTTGCCCGTGGTGGGCAAAATGATCTCAGCAACTTGCACACTCTTTGCTTCACCTGTAATCAGCAGAAAACAGACAATATTGATACCCGCTTCAGACGCTATTTTCAGCTTTAGGTTAAAATAAATTTTTAGTTTTATTAAGATTTATGTCGCAAAACTTCAACAGCAGTTATTCAAGACTTCTTAAACTAAAAACCGTTTCCTTATGGCTACTTGCTGTTGTAGCTGTTTTCATAGCAGCCTTCCCTAAGTTATATGAGATAAAAACTAAAGCTGGGATTGATATATCACCCAAACACCACGCTGGAACATTTTTTGAGAAACATACTCGTGGACTCTTCAAATGTGAATGGCTTTATCCTTACCATTGCGATGATCGCTCCCCAGGTTGAATAGGGGTAGAGACGTTGCACTGCAACGTCTCTACAAAAGTTATTGTTGGTGCAAATCCTAACCCAACTTATTAAAAATCATGCTGACATCAACAGCTAACTTCTGCCCCAATTTGAACAACTGACGACACTGATTAGTATCGTCTTCATTAGCAAGACTAGTGGCACACAACGGTATTATTTGACTGTGCAGACAGCTAAAGTATAGTTCTTGGGATCGCTCTAGAGAAACGCCCAGATTTAGCTGATACCCTACATCAATCAACCTTTCCAACTGTTGGATATCTGCATCGAAACTGCCATTGGCATCATGCAACATTTGCCAAAGCAAGCGCATAATCAACTGTTCTAATATCTGCTTCGCTTCAGGAATATTCAACCGACAACGCAGATGTTTTGCTTCGGTGGCGATCGCCTCTAATTCTACTATGTGATTCCAACTCATTTGCGGTTCGGTGATGTCTTGCTCAAGCGATCGCAATGTTGCCAGACAGCGATGTCCTAAAGCTATCTCTGCGGCTACTTGCAATTCTTGCGGCACTGTGATTTCATCCCGATGAAACGCCATGATCACACCATAATTATCACGGTATGCCTGGGTATAAAGCTGTCCTAAACGTGTCAGTGTTTCCTGACTTAACAGCCGCATAATCCGGTGGCGTTCTTCAGCAAAGAGATTTTGCAAGCTGAAAGCTTGATCCCCGAATAGCTGCGTCATCACCAAGATGGTATGAGCCGCACTAGCCTGTTGCAGCGCTCTAAACAGCTTTTCTTTTAATTGACTGTAGTCACGCCGTCCAGCAAATTTTTGAATACAGCAGTGGAAATCCCAGCCTCCCAAATGTAGAACAGCAAATACTAAATGCTCGCTTTCCCAAGTAATTTCTGATACTAACTTTAAATGCCCTACTACGAGACTCAGCGATCCCATGCGTTGCAGTTGGTAATCTAGCTCATTGGCGGTGTAACAATAAACTCGTTTTGTATGAGTATTTATTGTTGTTAGCGGAAGCGAGGGTTGAGCAGCGTGTTGAGCGTTGAGCGTTGATCCCTGATTGTTAAACAGAGAAGTAATGGCGTAATGGGCTGCTACTTGCTTGAAACCAACTTGAGCAGTTAACACTAACTGGCGATAAATTTCTGCACCATGTTTGAAGTCATCGACATTGCTGGGAGCTAAACCAAGACGTTTGAGGAAGCCTTTTTCTAACTGCACACCAGCGACATCTCCCGCCAGTTCCAAAGCACGGGCGGCGTAGCGCAGAATCTGCGTTCCTTCTGGGCGAGAAAGTTCTTCAAAAAACCAGCCGCAACTGGTGTACATCAACAAAGCATGGCGCTGCATTTCCAGCAAGCGCAAGGCATCTACTTGTTCTGCTGCTGTTAGTTTGTGGGTTTGATGACGGGTAAGGAAACGGCTGACATTGGCAGGAGAGCGATCGCGCACCACATGAATATATTCATCCCGTGCTTGCCAGGGATCACGAAATAACTGCCTGCCGTGTTCCTCATATACCTCTGTTATCTGATCCCGCAGCCAATCTAAGGCATCGCGCAAAGGACGACGCCATTTCTGATGCCAAACACCCCCTTCCCCACCGCAACCACAATCATCTTCCCATCTGCCAACACCGTGAGCGCAACTCCAGGCAGTAACTGGCTTTAATTCAACTTCCCAAGTAGGAGAATTTAAGCTGAGGTAGTGGGCGAAGTTCGTGACTGTCCAACCGTGCTGCGGAAACTCTTTAATAAAAGAGTAGGCTAATGTTTTCTCGGTTCCCTTCTTATGATGTCCGAAGGTTTCTCCATCCGTCGCTACAGAAATCAATTGTGCTGGACGATGATCCCCACGCACCGCTGAACCAATGCGTCCTGCAAAGTGGCTGGAATTATAGACAACATCACTAAAACCCATATCCCGCGATATTGGGCCATCGTAGAAAAATATATCTATATAAGGTAGTTCTTCTTTGTGAGAAGACACAGAGCCGTCAGTCTTGCCATTACTAGCGGGGATCGCACTCAGAGGTGAAGATGAATTACTGAGTGTAGGCTTCAAATAACAGCGGTAGGGACGTGTGGGATCAATCTGACTACCACCAACTTCGTACCATTCAGGATTGGGATCATCTTGGGTGGGTAGGAGACGACAGCGCAGTGCTTGAGATGGTGCAAGGATAATGAAGCGTATACCCTCAGCCACAAGAGCTTCTAGAGTGGCGTAATCTACACCAGTTTCTGCTAGCCACATACCTTCGGGATCACGCCCGAAGCGAGAACGGAAGTCTTCTTTGCCCCAGCGAATTTGGGTGTATTTGTCGCGTTCATTCGCCAGGGGCATGATGATGTGATTGTATACCTGCGCGATCGCATTACCGTGACCATGCAAACGTTGTGAACTCTTGGCATCTGCCTCTAAAATCCGCTGATAAACCTCCACATCGTAGCGCTCTAGCCACGACATCAGCGTCGGCCCGATGTTGAAGCTGAAGTACTCATAGTTATTCACGATCCCCACTACTTCGCCACGGTCATTTAACACTCTGGCAAAAGCATTCGGACGGTAGCATTCCCAATGAATCCGCTCATTCCAGTCATGGAAAGGTGTCGCACTTGGTTGGCGTTCAATAGCGTCTAGATAAGGATTTTCCCGCGGTGGCTGGTAAAAATGACCATGCACCGTCACATAAACACCAGTTGCCGTTCTCAGGGGATCGGTTTGCTGAGTGTTTTGAGAATCTGAATGTAACGTGAATGTTGAGCCAGAGCTAGCCGGCATTTCAGCAGCAGAAGTCATGTATATATTATCCAAAACAAAAAACTTACAGTTGCGTCGGAAATGTTGTGCGTAAACCTTTCTACAACAGTTTCGATACAAAATCCGGTATATATGACAACTATGGGATTTAGACAAATTTCCGTGGAAGGGGTCTTAGGATGATCGGAAATCTGCGTTATCGCACAGCGCAAAGTCCGTTGGGCGGTGAGTGCAGCCACACGTGCGGCTCTGCCGCCGAGTGGACTGCCGAACCCGAAGGACTCTGCCAACTTAAAGGAACTTTGCAAGAGAGACCTTTCCCCAAAGGCATGAAATCATAAGCCATTAAACAACGCCTTGGTTAGGGGTTTTCTTGTTGGCAGGGGCAATCACAATTTAATTGTCTTTTAATACATTAAACCCCATTTTTGATGTAGAATTTTGGCTGAAATTCATACTTTTGCAACAAAAGATTGCGAAAACATCATAAATTGCAATCTTATTTTATATATCTAGCATAAGTCTGAAAACAGTAGAATCTCTGAATGGAACGAAAGATGGTTGAGAGTATCCTATGAGAGTGCTGTTGGACTGCTGAATTATGAGTTATGAGTTATGAGTTATGAATTAAAAACTTTGTGCAACTTAAGACTCATAACTTTCATACTTTACTCAGCAACACCAGTCACCCCAAGGGGGCTTCCCCCCTACAGTGCTGGCTCCTCAAGTCTCAGCGAGAACTCTAAGCTAAGCGCAAAGTCAGAGCCGCTCGTAGAGAGGCTAGAAGTTTGGTGACTCAAGACTCGCATAGGATACCCTCAAATTAAGGTAAAAAATGTCAGGTAAAAACATTCTTCTTTTCGTTTTGTTATTGTTTATTCCGGTTTCCTTAGCAGCCCACTTTTTGGAGTGGGGAGAGTTGATAGTTTTCATTACAGCTGGGCTAGCGATTCTGCCTTTAGCAGCTTGGATGGGTACAGCTACAGAAGAAATTGCCGTAGTAGTTGGGCCGTCATTG
This region of Nostoc sp. UHCC 0302 genomic DNA includes:
- a CDS encoding dynamin-like GTPase family protein, with the translated sequence MLINALLERELLYSAEGHATGTECRIEYAQVDQERVVLTFLSEAEIREQVASLCQQLGFKTVANINQVDVINLLRQGCEAIIQQEGGENKSERAKQAKALMLLVEGYIANRDRIHTVNNATYSMEQFNFSNLKEAAGYARRGSNSAVLKRIDYYCNHRLLQDGNVIIDTPGIDAPVEKDAQLTYDKIQHPDTSAVVCVLKPAAAGDLAKEETTLLETMRENGGIRDRVFYIFNRIDETWFNAQLRQRLDDLINGQFRDTNRVYKTSGLLGFYGSQIKQTNKHDRFGLDSLFAESVKGLDGKEEIPQFVYAFNNYCVNSGKLASTKFRVSVNGFETPNQNYTRILGDWGNEIIEKLIEDSGIEEFRTAITRYLTEEKRPQLFKNLADDLEDVCIKLKKHYQSTQRDLDSQPREIETMKVQELQRLNQQLQQVGKDFSQHITEEVNQLINNSCEAFEADFRQLQARMIRRLDELLDTFSVAYAYRRATLSHPRNATAPFIAILVEAFYYLANQLEDILIESSQQLVVNFFQRLIEKIRKSEYYRQLYRLLGDDGGIEQTIKTIEKQVTQSLVSAASVECDRFVRESPRFYDEGTFSIYQFRQTLLQTSQGYDAESVIEAEPAIRQLLKLDFEPKVSQTIRKSFRQIINQTLKTQLLPMAVQQADVILQQYPYARAYLEKMLEQEAEEKITNNRRLLSAVEQKIEAYNSAVFAINSCLQAMQLYDHLLPEIGNADFIDITIDSIDIDSSFPSNGFVISDILAEV
- a CDS encoding HNH endonuclease encodes the protein MSKTPRIRIPSEVRQYVFQRDKYQCQSCGKITSETNLTIDHIIPLARGGQNDLSNLHTLCFTCNQQKTDNIDTRFRRYFQL
- a CDS encoding DUF3536 domain-containing protein, whose amino-acid sequence is MTSAAEMPASSGSTFTLHSDSQNTQQTDPLRTATGVYVTVHGHFYQPPRENPYLDAIERQPSATPFHDWNERIHWECYRPNAFARVLNDRGEVVGIVNNYEYFSFNIGPTLMSWLERYDVEVYQRILEADAKSSQRLHGHGNAIAQVYNHIIMPLANERDKYTQIRWGKEDFRSRFGRDPEGMWLAETGVDYATLEALVAEGIRFIILAPSQALRCRLLPTQDDPNPEWYEVGGSQIDPTRPYRCYLKPTLSNSSSPLSAIPASNGKTDGSVSSHKEELPYIDIFFYDGPISRDMGFSDVVYNSSHFAGRIGSAVRGDHRPAQLISVATDGETFGHHKKGTEKTLAYSFIKEFPQHGWTVTNFAHYLSLNSPTWEVELKPVTAWSCAHGVGRWEDDCGCGGEGGVWHQKWRRPLRDALDWLRDQITEVYEEHGRQLFRDPWQARDEYIHVVRDRSPANVSRFLTRHQTHKLTAAEQVDALRLLEMQRHALLMYTSCGWFFEELSRPEGTQILRYAARALELAGDVAGVQLEKGFLKRLGLAPSNVDDFKHGAEIYRQLVLTAQVGFKQVAAHYAITSLFNNQGSTLNAQHAAQPSLPLTTINTHTKRVYCYTANELDYQLQRMGSLSLVVGHLKLVSEITWESEHLVFAVLHLGGWDFHCCIQKFAGRRDYSQLKEKLFRALQQASAAHTILVMTQLFGDQAFSLQNLFAEERHRIMRLLSQETLTRLGQLYTQAYRDNYGVIMAFHRDEITVPQELQVAAEIALGHRCLATLRSLEQDITEPQMSWNHIVELEAIATEAKHLRCRLNIPEAKQILEQLIMRLLWQMLHDANGSFDADIQQLERLIDVGYQLNLGVSLERSQELYFSCLHSQIIPLCATSLANEDDTNQCRQLFKLGQKLAVDVSMIFNKLG
- a CDS encoding transposase family protein — its product is MILDYIQKYPLRTKQILGISYEQLQSLLNCALKRNRYIKAKQESHKIRINAAGGGRPEKLSTEEQVCLCLFYLRQMPTFQVLGMLFGVSKTEANDTFHDWIPILRDILPASLLEQVSNNESDLLFVQEVLTNFRLLVDSLEQPIYRDSDQKEQQKYFSGKKRQHTLKSLIIGIPEGKDIVEVEVGVPGPTADIKLFRQSQNKFDKSQPFSGDKGFQGGENITTPHKKKPKRELTQQQKDENKALSSNRIFIEHLIRLLKIFRIASQRFRLKLETYEQIILTVCGLVRLRIGSLVLPT
- a CDS encoding PPC domain-containing DNA-binding protein, giving the protein MKVFAIRLKPNEDLRQSLKNFANQENIKAGFILSAIGSLQQATIRFANQDVSTVLTDKFEVISLNGTIATTGVHLHIAISDNKGKTLGGHLDNGCIIYTTAEIIIGTSQEFTFNRTFDGQTGYLELEITRNYL
- a CDS encoding IS630 family transposase (programmed frameshift), coding for MGARLRVFLTPEQDQTLLNLRKQDVPQKVKDRAEIIRLNAHGWYVEKIADHFDCHKKTVTKVLHQWQKLGTEGLWESPGRGGKPKWLEDDMIFLEECLRNEPRTYNSSQLALKLKTERNVEMSADRLRRVLKKGVDWKRTRKSHKGKQDPVARANKQADLDMLELAAATGEIDLKYLDESGFCMWSEPSYTYYFRGEQKRLEQTKRRGRRLSIIGLLQPLISFVYGLVIGGVDRKSYIEMMEKEAKQAQETGRISVIVQDNGPIHRCQEVQQLWKKWESQGLYIFFLPKYCSEMNPIELEWQHLKKDELSGQAFDDELDLAYAVINGVQARGKKNNHNTHRVKFSSRLST